One window of the Populus nigra chromosome 4, ddPopNigr1.1, whole genome shotgun sequence genome contains the following:
- the LOC133691658 gene encoding protein PUTATIVE RECOMBINATION INITIATION DEFECT 1: protein MLFADSQDPYDDLDLIEEEEEEIQSAAPTPHHLTQQRLCCSQGHRSTFTLQTEQGGGGGGGGGGSICLHCFSNLITNPNAPTFHVSYALSQLSLAFSHSHFLPSLLSLHPHFLISPLLRSLSLFNDDSIARSLISIITTLSSSSSSICSEFVTRLAHLISSSSSSSTALAWSTPSQLYLLHCFGILLLNCESSSSNPCYVHIKDEDALLSNLVAALQLPSSEEMRGEILFVLYKLCAIIRKDDKGGAPSLLAYCPKLLHLLLEALLKTHNDTVRFNCLALLTLLARQGCFESAYTNGISSSKSWDEGADHLINVLFAESVKGPLLSSDTQIQISTLHLIFHYLCCVSPEQIQLLVDENIADYVFEIIRLSECKEPVVNSCLMVLNLLSTAEKGFTERLVVGFSTLVPVLRYVAEVPFHPVQHQTLTLVWKGISDSPGIVSVSQIEELVIVLARMFRCHNDGEMGMPAETFITACSIFVALLNSPSFIGTSNLVTSLQETITHAIVACLNISEKDPNQFLHALYLLKEAYAYSPESMNDSSIIELRSCVVDICKSHLLPWILMAINEVDEDIALGILETFHFILLQNSDVQAPQFAEILVSSSWFSFSFGCLGLFPTEKMKRRVYLMLSSLVEILLENDAGQPIREVASNLPTDPIDLLLLLGQKSSKNTFLDSCQCAVLLILHTSSLYDDRLADEKSMLASLEQYFLVNSSDLLCGVVDPLKMTQLINLYGLSRAAAKMNHQIPYSPEAERILFHLLNETEWDLPSSRIHLESLKWLFQQEKISKPLSNQILKFCRSNSSNRTQIIIHGENNQIMNLQVISEMASSADNHVARLSVCLLIQLAEEESQEHDIISLVKFLAMITNIFPSASDQLCLHGIGHAIRTLYHNSSCGSSPEASIAMTYLMFNILQSVHPEALCNDEAWLAVTVKLMGSLIPAQSVKWWPDEGLRVVAMFCLILHQSTNKVLVEASKTIFFSTSLASTINSMIHAACSKGPSLLDCDEETSTGENLMFALLLFYFSLRSIHTVVPGTVDWQNFLNPSNRMQPISMVSIHCHDLCRLLHFGSPPVKLVASYCLLELITRLSEQRNTSHEELKSSVAYLTSIMVILKGLVFYSDIRVSTNCSLCLSMILGWEKLDMTGARVIAKNTWWRLIVEEMAISLAAPSLASKSFSNHHKPAVHVAVALLKLQKSPEWMRTVFDDPCISGIIKNLEASNISSEMVLLFRELLNSMFLKDEQIACLNRILQECRKRLYTEDCQNDCTDEKIEKRTITTDDLGEVCEYLIHVMSSAKSLDVDCADLQTSKRLLEEIELFFKTSSKEGDR from the exons ATGTTGTTCGCCGATTCACAAGATCCCTACGACGATCTCGATCTcatagaggaagaagaagaagaaatacagTCAGCAGCTCCAACCCCGCACCATCTAACACAACAACGCTTATGCTGCTCACAAGGCCACAGATCCACCTTCACTCTCCAAACAGAACaaggcggaggaggaggaggaggaggtggaggcTCTATCTGCCTCCACTGCTTCTCCAACCTCATAACCAACCCTAACGCTCCCACTTTCCACGTCTCCTACGCTCTCTCCCAACTCTCCCTCGCTTTCTCTCACTCTCATTTCCTcccttctctcctctctctccatCCTCACTTCCTTATCTCCCCTCTCCTTcgctccctctctctcttcaacGACGATTCTATCGCTCGAAGCCTCATTTCTATAATCACCactctctcctcctcctcctcctccatttgCTCCGAGTTTGTTACCAGACTTGCTCATctcatctcctcctcctcctcctcctctactgCCTTGGCGTGGTCCACCCCCTCTCAACTCTACCTG CTTCACTGCTTTGGGATTTTACTCTTGAACTGCGAAAGTAGCAGCAGCAATCCTTGCTATGTTCATATCAAAGACGAAGACGCTCTTCTCTCTAATCTTGTTGCTGCTCTTCAATTGCCAAG CAGTGAGGAAATGAGGGGAGAGATTCTGTTTGTTTTATACAAACTCTGTGCTATCATCCGTAAGGATGACAAGGGAGGAGCTCCTTCTCTCTTAGCGTACTGTCCTAAGCTCTTGCATCTGCTGTTGGAGGCCCTCTTGAAGACTCACAATGATACTGTTCGCTTCAACTGCCTGG cGCTTTTGACACTTCTTGCTCGACAAGGGTGTTTCGAGAGCGCGTATACAAATGGCATAAGCAGCAGCAAGAGTTGGGATGAAGGAGCTGATCATTTGATAAATGTCTTGTTTGCTGAGTCTGTTAAAGGACCTTTGCTTTCATCAGATACCCAAATTCAGATCAGCACTCTACATCTCATCTTTCACTATCTGTGTTGTGTTTCTCCTGAACAGATTCAACTTTTGGTGGACGAAAACATTGCGGActatgtttttgaaataataaggCTGTCAG AATGTAAAGAACCAGTTGTCAACTCTTGCCTTATGGTTCTTAATCTTTTGTCAACTGCTGAGAAAGGCTTCACAGAAAGGCTTGTTGTTGGATTCTCAACTTTGGTTCCAGTACTGCGTTATGTTGCTGAAGTTCCTTTTCATCCTGTTCAACATCAGACACTGACACTCGTGTGGAAAGGCATTTCTGACAGCCCCGGAATAGTGTCGGTTTCCCAAATTGAGGAACTAGTTATTGTTCTGGCAAGGATGTTTAGGTGCCATAACGATGGGGAGATGGGTATGCCTGCAGAGACATTCATAACGGCATGCTCAATTTTTGTAGCTCTTCTGAATTCCCCATCTTTCATCGGGACTTCGAATCTGGTAACATCACTTCAAGAAACAATAACCCATGCTATTGTAGCTTGTCTAAATATCTCCGAGAAAGATCCCAATCAGTTTTTGCATGCTTTATACCTGCTTAAAGAGGCATATGCCTATAGCCCTGAATCCATGAATGACTCCAGCATCATAGAACTGCGAAGCTGTGTTGTAGATATATGCAAGTCACATTTATTACCTTGGATTTTAATGGCTATTAATGAAGTGGATGAGGACATCGCCCTGGGGATATTGGAAACATTTCATTTCATACTGCTACAGAATTCTGATGTGCAAGCCCCACAATTTGCAGAGATACTGGTTTCATCCTCTTGGTTCAGTTTTTCATTTGGATGTCTAGGATTATTCCCGACAGAGAAGATGAAAAGGAGAGTATATCTAATGCTTAGTTCACTTGTGGAGATTCTCCTGGAAAATGATGCTGGGCAACCGATTAGAGAAGTCGCTTCAAATCTTCCTACTGACCCAATtgatttgcttcttcttcttgggCAGAAGAGCTCCAAAAATACATTCCTGGACTCATGTCAATGTGCAGTTTTGCTAATTTTGCATACCAGCTCTTTATATGATGACAG GCTTGCAGATGAGAAGTCCATGTTAGCTTCTCTGGAACAGTATTTTCTCGTCAACAGCAGTGATTTATTATGTGGGGTCGTAGATCCATTGAAAATGACACAATTGATAAATCTTTATGGTCTATCTCGTGCTGCCGCCAAGATGAACCACCAAATTCCCTACAGTCCTGAAGCAGAGAGGATCTTGTTTCATCTACTGAATGAAACTGAATGGGATTTGCCTTCTTCAAGAATTCACTTGGAGTCACTGAAATGGTTGTTTCAACAAGAGAAGATCAGCAAGCCATTGTCCAACCAAATACTTAAATTCTGCCGAAGCAATAGCTCAAACAGAACCCAGATCATTATCCACGgggaaaataatcaaattatgaACTTGCAAGTGATTTCAGAGATGGCATCATCAGCAGATAATCATGTAGCAAGACTTTCCGTATGTTTGCTGATTCAGCTTGCAGAGGAGGAAAGCCAGGAGCATGACATTATATCATTAGTAAAATTCTTGGCAATGATCACTAACATCTTTCCATCCGCATCGGACCAACTATGTTTGCATGGCATAGGCCATGCTATTAGAACTCTTTATCACAATTCAAGTTGTGGTTCTTCCCCAGAGGCATCCATCGCCATGACATATTTGATGTTCAATATTCTACAATCAGTGCATCCTGAAGCACTGTGCAATGATGAAGCTTGGCTTGCAGTGACTGTGAAG TTGATGGGCAGCCTGATCCCTGCACAGAGCGTGAAATGGTGGCCTGATGAAGGTTTACGAGTAGTCGCCATGTTTTGCTTGATTTTGCATCAATCCACCAACAAAGTGCTTGTAGAAGCttcaaaaactatatttttcagTACTTCTCTGGCTTCTACAATCAACAGCATGATCCATGCAGCCTGTTCAAAAGGGCCTTCTTTGCTTGATTGTGATGAGGAAACAAGCACCGGAGAAAATCTGATGTTCGCACttttacttttctatttttctttaagaaG TATACACACTGTTGTCCCTGGGACTGTGGACTGGCAAAATTTTCTCAATCCTTCAAATAGGATGCAGCCTATTTCCATGGTCAGCATCCACTGCCATGACTTGTGCAGGCTGCTGCATTTTGGGTCTCCTCCAGTCAAGCTTGTAGCTTCATATTGCCTGTTGGAGCTCATCACAAGATTATCAGAACAAAGAAACACAAGTCATGAAGAACTAAAAAGTTCCGTGGCTTATTTGACGTCCATTATGGTGATATTAAAAGGACTTGTATTTTACAGTGACATCAGAGTGTCTACGAACTGCAGCCTCTGCCTATCAATGATTTTGGGATGGGAAAAGCTGGACATGACAGGGGCAAGAGTAATTGCAAAGAATACTTGGTGGAGGCTGATTGTAGAAGAGATGGCAATATCTTTGGCTGCTCCATCGTTAGCTTCCAAATCTTTCAGTAATCATCACAAACCTGCTGTGCATGTAGCTGTTGCATTGCTAAAGCTTCAGAAATCTCCTGAGTGGATGAGAACCGTGTTTGATGATCCCTGCATTTCTGGGATCATTAAAAACCTTGAAGCCAGTAATATTAGCTCTGAGATGGTGCTTTTATTTCGAGAGCTACTAAACTCCATGTTCTTAAAGGATGAGCAGATTGCTTGTTTAAATCGGATACTTCAG GAATGCAGGAAACGTCTATATACTGAAGATTGTCAAAATGACTGCACAGATGAAAAGATAGAGAAGAGGACTATCACAACAGATGATTTGGGTGAAGTTTGCGAGTATCTGATTCACGTGATGTCATCTGCAAAGTCTCTAGATGTGGATTGTGCAGATCTACAAACTTCCAAGAGATTGTTAGAAGAGatagaattgtttttcaaaacttccaGTAAAGAGGGCGATAGATAA